The genomic DNA ATCGACGAGGAAAAGGCCATTGCGATCGCTAAAAAGGGAATCGAGAACAACCCGAACGAATGGCGCCTGTACCAACATCTCGGCTACATCTATTGGAAGCTGAAGCGCTATGACGAATCGGCAGATATCTACGCAAAGGGCGCGCAGATCGAAGGTGCTTCACCGTTCATGAAGCTGATGTCCGCCGCGATGAAAACCGAAGGCGGCAGCCGTTCGACGTCACGGGCGATGTACACGCAGATGCTCGCCGATGCGCAGGATGAATCAGTGGCCGTTACCGCCAAACGGCGGCTGATGCAGGTCGATTCGCTCGACGACCGTGATGCGATCGACCGTGTGTTGGTAGATTTCAAGGAAAAGAACGCGGCAGATGTGCGAATAGTTTCGGCGAGGTCGGAGCGGTTCTGACCCAATTGAAGCTGCCTGACGGGCGATCGCTCAAGATCGATGGTGCACGACGGCTGGTCGATCCGAGCGACGTTCCGTATTTGCTTGATAAGGAGAATTGCAAGGCCACACTCGACCTTGAGAAGTCGCCGATCTCGCCATATTAGAGTTCGGGTCCGGAAATGTCTATGGAATACGCAGTCGAGATACAGAATTTATCAAAGGATTACGAGACCGGCTTTTGGCGGAAAAAGAAAGTGCGGGCTCTCGACGATCTGACGCTGAATGTGCGGCCGGGGCAGATCTTTGGGTTCCTGGGCGGCAATGGCGCGGGCAAGACCACGACGATCAAGACGCTGATGCGGCTGCAGTTTCCGACCGCAGGCTCGGCGAAGATACTGGGATGCGACATTGCGGACGTGCAAATGCATCGGCGGATCGGTTATTGCCCGGAGAATCCATACTTTTACGATTATCTGACCGCTCGAGAACTGATGGATTGCTTCGGTGAGCTGTTTGGTTTCGATAGATCGAAACGCGCGGCAAAGACTTCGGAACTGTTGACCGCTGTTGGGCTCGATGAGAAAGACTGGAAGAAACAATTGAGAAAGTTCTCTAAGGGAATGCTGCAGCGTGTAGGCCTCGCACAGTCGCTGATAAACAATCCTGAGATCGTGTTTCTCGATGAACCAATGAGCGGCCTCGACCCTGTCGGGCGAAGGGAGATACGCGAACTGATCGCATCGCTTCGTGACAAGGGAACAACGGTCTTTATGTCCACGCATATCTTGTCCGACATCGAAGCCCTGTGTGACGAGGTCGCGATACTGAGAAACGGAAAGCTTTCGGCGTCGGGCAACCTCAACGAACTGCTTAGCGGCGAAGACTCGCGGGCACTCGAGATCAGTATTCAGGGCGTCGCCGCAGACGCGATACGTGAAGGAATCGAATTCATCGCCGGTGCGACGTTCATCCCAAAACCGAACGGTGCGAACATACAAATACTAGACGAATCGGACATCGACGCCGTCCTAAACATCACACGCCAAAAAGGCGGCCGCCTCGCCTCGATCCATCCGGTCAAACAATCGCTCGAAGAACTGTTCGTACGTGAGTCGGAAGACAAGTAACATCGCGAGATAACAAGTTGCGGTAGCAAGGTATCAAACGAACATCGCGAGATAATGTTTTGCAGCAAGATACAAACAGCAGAAATAACTCTTTGCGGAAAGGAAATAACCTTGTGCGTAGACGAAATATCTCGCTGAACATCACGACATAACCAAATGCGGAAGCAAAATAACGTTTTGTTTCCGCATCTTTTCCATACGAACGACGCTCGATAACGCTTTGCCGAAGCTCGATCACTGACGATTTTCGCCCGCTAATCTTCGTATCTGACAAATTTCATGTCGAAAGTGCTTGCAGGGCAGCGATGGTAAGGTCGGCTTCATTCGGAATGTAGAGCGGATCGCCCTGATAAATGGCGATGATATTGTCGAGATGTTCGACACGCTGTGTGTAGCTTGTCTGAGCTGCCGAATGTGCGGCGTCGGCCTCGTTCTCGGGCGTGTTCGGATCGTCAACAGGTTTGGGCGATGCACGTTTGCCGTCGATCTTTCGCTTGAGGCTCTTAACATCGGCGATCGAGTTTTCAGCGGCTCCGGTCGAAGCGTAATAGTTCACCGAACGTGCGACCGTGGTCTGGAGCGGTGCGAAAACATTCTGCCGCGAATTGATAGAGGTCTTGCTGATGCCGAGCTTGACTGTCACGTCGTCCATCGCAGTATCCGCGAGCGAGAATGCCGCTGTCAATTGTGCGAGCTCGATCTGTGCATTTGACGGTTTGTAAACACTACCGTAGCCCGTGACAAACGAGATCAACGACTGGAAATTCTGCAAATTCCTAGCGTGTCCGACTTCTGACATGAATTTTGCTGAGTTTGTGAGGCTAATGTACCGGAAGTCTAAAGTCCGCCGTGGAAGCGTGTGAGCAGTTTGTCGCCTTGTCCAAAAAAGTACACCGATCACGCAGGATGCAAACGATCAGCTTTAACTAAAACATCCCAACCTCACCGTGCCTTACCAACAAACCCGGCTTTCCAGAGACCATTAAAAAATCAACGACGGAAGCATATCAGACGTGAGTTTTTAGGTGTCAAGCATTATTTAATGCGACTGGATTAAGGTCGAAAATGGATTATTTAAATTTAGGAGTTCGAGAATCTGGTTCACATATTGGAAGATCAAATTTCATCATGATTGGCATAGGAAAATCTACGCCAGTTAAAATAGCTTCGCCTTCTCCTAAAATTGGAAGGAAATCAAGAGTATTTCTGTTTGCCGAGCTACACGCATTAACGACTGCTTCTTTGTCATTATGATTTATCAATCTGTGAACTATGAATGTCCCCATTTGGCTCAAAGTGCCGAGAGGAATATCGCGTGGCATTTGAGTGGCTATGCAGAGAAATAATCCGTGTTTTCGACATTCCTTAGCAATCGAATCAAACGCATCAAGACTTACGGATTGGAAATATTCATCTTTGACAGACTTATTCAAGAACTGATTGCCTCGTCTGCGAAGAGTGTTAACGATTTTCTTTGAACTTCCCAGCTCTTGCGGCTAGCAGTAAATATCGACCTAAAAATTCGCTAATATTTCTCTAGATTGGAATTCAAACCCTACTTTCTCGAAGCCGCGAAGAAGATGCTTTGAATCATCGTTTAAGAAATCAGTGATGATCTTTGCACACTCTGAGTCATCGCCGCATGCTTTGTCGAATCCGAACACACCGTTAAACTTGGTGACCTGAATAAGCGTTTCCGTTCTGAGAAAGGGCTCGTGCTATTCTCAAATTCACGTTTGTCGATATCTCCCCATTTTTGTGATGTCGTTGCCAAAGTTAGCAGAGTCGTAGACACATTCACGTCACAATTGCTGAGCCAACTTGAGAATGTCAAAATCGGCGTTTTTCTTTTTCTATTTCCGCACAAATTCATTGTAGAAGTCGATCAGGGTTTCTTTGTCCTTTGGTTCTTTATGTAAATGCCATCGTTGATATCAATCATTGTGCGCTCTTCTCTGAGCAATATTCGCAATCTTTAGACTCTGTACGGCTTCCAATAAGATCGGTTGTTGAACTTGACCGGATGGAAACAAAAGGGCAAATAAGTCTGAGACCGTCAGGTTTTCGATAATGGAAAGAGTCTTCGCCAATTACGTTGCTCATGCAGTAATCGTTATTCTCGAAGCCTTTATATTCGCCAGTAGCATCTAGCAATATGGTCTTTGCACCAGCGTTAACTAATGCTTCAGTTAATTTGCTGACGGTAAAACTCTTTCCTCCGCCTGTAGTGCCGACGACCGCACAATGCCGTCCAAATATTGCTTGAAGTTTCAAGGAAACGGAGGTCAACGGATTTGAAATAAGCCGTCCCAACTTTGCCATCGGAACATCCCCGTCATCGTGTCGCTTACCAAAGGCGCTAAGATATTCCTGAACTAACTTCCCGGAGCTAACAAATACCTTCGCTCCAATATTTGGATAAGCGTCCAAACCCATACTAATCTCGAAGGGTTTGAATAAATCGAAAGACAGTAAAATCTCTATTTTCCCCGTGGGATGAAATCGCTGGTCTGAAATGCCTTCTCGTTCAATGCGAGTCGTTCACTTTCGGGAGCGAAAGTTCAGTGAGACGGCCTAGATAGCCATATCGATCACCTTCAACTACTACAAATGCACCGACAAGGCCTCATTAAAATCTTGACCAAGGTGTAAATCCGTTCAGCAAGACGGACGTAGGAAAGTGCACCTTAACGTACTGTGGTGAGACCTGACTAACATAGCCTAAGAAATAGCTATGGTCGAATGGATTAATTTTGTGCGTCATTCAGTTTAAACCTATTCTCTGATTCCGTTTCAAATCCATAGGTCTGGATTTCGGGAAACCACTTTGCAAATTCTTCGAATTTTTCATCAATAATCATCACTCTTTCTGAAGACTTTGCTTGTTCGATGTAGGGCAAAAAGCAGAGTATTTTCTGGATTGATATTCAGATTTACGATTATCAATTGAAATCCGGGATTCTGGTCTAGTGCTTCATTAATTGCAACATTGACGTGTTTGTCATTAAAACTATACCCAATACAGACCAAAACAGTGCTGTCAGGCCGAATGCTTTGCTGAAATCTTGCCATCATCTCAAAGAATGGCTGGTCATAGGAATTCTCGTATTTTGATTCTCGCGGAAATATCATCAACGGCTTTGCCGGAGTATCGTTTATCTGAATTCTTCCGTCATTATCTTCCCAATTCAGCGAACCATGTAGCTTATAAAGATGAAACAACCTTGAGATGAAACTGTCCTCATCCTTCATTCGACTCTTTCTCTCTGGACAATGTCAAAGTCAAACTGACGACCGCTAAACTCGCGTGGACTCAAAAAAGAAAATCCATCTAATACCACGGACTGGATTAAATTTGCTGCCTGTTCAAATAACGTATCGTAATTGAGGGTAAAGACTTTGACGCGAGGAAACGTGACTTTTCGTTGAGTTATCTTGTCGAGGAAAGTTGCATGAGGAAAGTCATTCTTCTCCTTCGGGCCCTTCAAAGTGCACTTTTCAATAATCAGCGAAAAAAGGCTTGTTCTATGTCCTTCAAGCTCAGCAACCTTTTTCTGCGTTTTGTCCAAAATTAATATGTCCATCGACCTTGGATAATAAGGTTTCTAGGTTCTTTTCTTGGATGTCATGCCCGACATCAGAACATAGTTTTGTAAAAGCCTCGTTAGTTAGTTTTGCGTCTGCCGCATCCCATAACTGTGACATCAACAAGCCCTGGTTTTCGTCAGCACCAATTCCAACTGATGTTCCGGCTCCCGAAAGGATAATAAGATTTTTATCTGTTTACGAAAAAATTCTTGATACTGTGTTCGGGATCTTTTTCTTCCCCTAAGTCGTCAAGATCCTCGCCAGCGTGCCTTTCGGTTACATTCTCATTGTCCAGAAAAATATTTTGCTCACCATTAACGTCGTCTAACGCGATGGATCGTTGGCCGTGTAGAAAGAAATATTTCATTTTAATTTTAGTTACCAAGTCAGAGTCTAATTCATCTTCTCCAGAAGGTAACTCAAGAAGTTGAATCGAAGCGATGGCCTTTCCGGCGATTCCTCTAATTGAACCATGCATTGCAATTGTATTTTCGAGAACCTTTTCAATCCTTTTTTCCCGTTTCTTCCATTGAGCTTTTGCAGCTCGTTGTTCGGCGAGTAAGTCAGTTTGCATTTCCGTGAATCCTTCGACAATTGCCTCAACTCTCATCTTGAATTCGTTTCCAGTGAGAAAGGAATACAACATTTCCATCTTGTCCCCTTTGTTCTCCTGACTTGTCATCGCCCCGTCAAGTGAAGTTATTGTTTCTCTTAGAACCTTACTCAATCCTTTGAATTCATGATATGAACAAACCCATACGCCATCGATCAAATCCATCCGATCTACGCCGACGGGCATCGCTTCAGTCACGAGTACGCCAAAAGTGGCTCCTTTCTCACGCATGTCGGACTTAAACTTTTCAATCCACGATTTCTGAAAGTCCTTCGTCCTCTTACTTTCAAAGTAGATGGAACCAAGGTTCTGCTTTCCGTGTATG from Acidobacteriota bacterium includes the following:
- a CDS encoding DUF2130 domain-containing protein, which gives rise to MKKLRKGREELTVCRWCIHGKQNLGSIYFESKRTKDFQKSWIEKFKSDMREKGATFGVLVTEAMPVGVDRMDLIDGVWVCSYHEFKGLSKVLRETITSLDGAMTSQENKGDKMEMLYSFLTGNEFKMRVEAIVEGFTEMQTDLLAEQRAAKAQWKKREKRIEKVLENTIAMHGSIRGIAGKAIASIQLLELPSGEDELDSDLVTKIKMKYFFLHGQRSIALDDVNGEQNIFLDNENVTERHAGEDLDDLGEEKDPEHSIKNFFVNR
- a CDS encoding ABC transporter ATP-binding protein yields the protein MEYAVEIQNLSKDYETGFWRKKKVRALDDLTLNVRPGQIFGFLGGNGAGKTTTIKTLMRLQFPTAGSAKILGCDIADVQMHRRIGYCPENPYFYDYLTARELMDCFGELFGFDRSKRAAKTSELLTAVGLDEKDWKKQLRKFSKGMLQRVGLAQSLINNPEIVFLDEPMSGLDPVGRREIRELIASLRDKGTTVFMSTHILSDIEALCDEVAILRNGKLSASGNLNELLSGEDSRALEISIQGVAADAIREGIEFIAGATFIPKPNGANIQILDESDIDAVLNITRQKGGRLASIHPVKQSLEELFVRESEDK
- a CDS encoding SIR2 family protein — translated: MKDEDSFISRLFHLYKLHGSLNWEDNDGRIQINDTPAKPLMIFPRESKYENSYDQPFFEMMARFQQSIRPDSTVLVCIGYSFNDKHVNVAINEALDQNPGFQLIIVNLNINPENTLLFALHRTSKVFRKSDDY